The Cryptococcus deuterogattii R265 chromosome 3, complete sequence genome has a segment encoding these proteins:
- a CDS encoding tubulin folding cofactor C, with the protein MATNEQGVVSTAQSAELHSLFHSQKQGILQSLEEQSSTSITDISKRISSLRTLVDSFGEGLPKYDRGRYASQITELESKVAILRAKEKPKSRFAFTKPKSSPSPGAGQSRPSPTIPPPTSSRATSNVSSLTASSSDDVPQAPEPTASSSSSTSASTMHTISSLTDTLVRPELAPGTGAYTLSLSHLRRCVIDLCPPHATEPERGPELGLSSVDGTARTTLTKPTLTTLHAKDLQQCIMVAPVLPGSAMLSEMVDCLVIVGAQQVYESKHTQVQDFDWVRGGQSPNWSLLSKDQASVLFTQEMASQLYNVREKDENLVMEWTKRLRSS; encoded by the exons ATGGCCACCAACGAGCAGGGCGTCGTGTCTACAGCACAATCAGCTGAGCTACATTCATTATTTCATTCCCAAAAGCAAG GAATACTACAATCTTTAGAAGAGCAGTCGTCGACATCCATTACTGATATATCCAAACGTATATCGTCTCTGAGGACATTGGTGGACAGTTTCGGCGAGGGATTGCCCAAATACGATCGTGGAAGATATGCCAGT CAAATAACAGAGCTTGAAAGTAAAGTGGCTATTCTGAGAGCGAAAGAAAAGCCAAAGAGTCGGTTCGCATTTACAAAACCCAaatcttcaccttcacctgGTGCCGGCCAGTCGAGACCGTCGCCAACGATCCCCCCGCCCACTTCTTCACGGGCAACATCAAATGTCTCAAGCTTGACCGCATCGTCTTCTGACGATGTTCCCCAAGCTCCCGAACCCACggcgtcgtcgtcgtcctcCACGTCCGCGTCTACGATGCACACGATATCTTCTCTCACGGATACCCTTGTGCGGCCAGAGCTCGCACCGGGTACAGGCGCATACACGCTATCCCTCTCGCACCTTCGTCGCTGTGTAATCGACCTATGCCCCCCGCATGCGACGGAACCGGAACGAGGACCGGAACTGGGGCTATCGAGTGTGGATGGAACAGCACGTACCACCCTAACAAAACCGACATTGACAACTCTGCATGCCAAGGATCTTCAGCAGTGCATTATGGTAGCCCCCGTTCTACCTGGTAGTGCCATGCTCTCCGAGATGGTAGACTGTCTTGTCATTGTCGGTGCCCAGCAG GTGTACGAGAGTAAGCATACTCAAGTCCAGGATTTCGATTGGGTCCGAGGAGGTCAATCACCCAATTGGAGTTTATTATCAAAAGACCAGGCATCGGTCTTGTTCACGCAAGAAATGGCGAGTCAATTGTACAATGtgcgagaaaaggatgaaaactTGGTGATGGAATGGACGAAAAGATTACGATCGAGTTGA
- a CDS encoding 6-phosphofructo-2-kinase/fructose-2 — MAAPLYVTQSGRLWHAGLILIVTVGLPARGKTHISRALERYLRWLGVKTRVYSIGDYRRKVLGGAENVPHDYFQTKAPRSEATNALRRRIKTELEDQIMDFFAVQGGQVVIYDANNGSIAERKITSEKFGAKGVHVIYLESLCDQEDIITANIRSVKLSSPDYAGWDAEKAVADYWERIRDQAAVYDTVTADEGPFIKVMNVGERIEVNRIEGYLQTRCCFFLMNIHTRPRTIYFARSGQSLIEHSYKADSDLSPAGWEYAERLKAAVIARRKALREERKTKGEVLGDENPLLVWTSARRRAYHTAWPFVHAGYKVVQKPIMSEINPGVWDGLSTQEAMELYPDEWSRFLDDPYAHRAPRAESYHDLSVRLESVIFELERCQNDLLIIGHASVIRCLLAYLVGLPPNEVPAVEIARGDLVEITPASYGVISRAWHFWSGEGRGDAYGENLYENFAEATSGKGSVLPDSGVNFAADALNMEKEAEEEEGREKEKEKGRGGGGREAMIEAAMAVGKISEQAAANSAAAAAAAADGAGGGVGQGARGPGKALRRWGSEKGKGRGLPGLSELNETDEAEEGGEQNDEAAVSEDEGRDSGKTRSRAMSLLEI; from the exons ATGGCCGCACCGCTCTACGTCACACAGTCCGGCCGTCTCTGGCATGCAGgtctcatcctcatcgtcacAGTCGGCCTCCCAG CCCGTGGCAAGACCCACATCTCCCGCGCACTCGAGCGATACCTCAGGTGGCTCGGCGTAAAGACACGCGTCTACTCCATCGGCGACTACAGGCGAAAAGTCCTCGGCGGCGCAGAGAATGTCCCGCATGACTACTTTCAGACAAAGG CTCCCAGGTCAGAGGCGACCAACGCACTCCGGCGCCGCATCAAGACAGAGCTCGAAGACCAGATCATGGACTTTTTCGCCGTACAGGGCGGACAGGTCGTCATCTACGATGCGAACAATGGCAGTATCGCAGAGAGAAAAATTACTTCTGAAAAGTTTGGCGCCAAGGGCGTCCATGTCATCTACCTCG AGAGTCTCTGTGACCAAGAAGATATCATTACCGCCAATATCCGAAGTGTCAAGCTCTCCTCCCCGGAC TACGCCGGATGGGATGCCGAAAAGGCTGTGGCAGACTACTGGGAACGTATCCGAGACCAAGCCGCAGTGTACGACACTGTCACTGCCGATGAAGGACCTTTTATCAAGGTGATGAATGTCGGCGAGCGGATTGAAGTGAACCGTATCGAGG GATACCTCCAAACGCGatgctgcttcttcttgatgaaTATCCATACCCGTCCTCGAACTATATACTTTGCTCGT TCTGGGCAATCGCTCATTGAACACTCTTACAAAGCCGACTCGGACCTCTCCCCTGCAGGCTGGGAATATGCTGAACGACTCAAAGCTGCAGTTATCGCGCGACGCAAAGCgctgagagaggagagaaagaccAAAGGCGAAGTCCTCGGGGACGAAAACCCGTTACTG GTGTGGACATCTGCCCGTCGCCGTGCGTACCACACTGCCTGGCCCTTTGTCCACGCGGGCTACAAGGTCGTCCAAAAACCCATCATGTCGGAAATCAACCCCGGCGTCTGGGACGGTCTCTCCACCCAAGAAGCAATGGAACTCTACCCGGACGAATGGTCCCGATTCCTCGATGACCCGTATGCCCATCGAGCACCGCGCGCAGAAAGTTATCATGATTTGAGTGTAAGGCTCGAAAGTGTGATTTTCGAGTTGGAGAGGTGTCAGAATGATTTGTTGATTATCGGTCATGCGTCTGTTATCCGCTGTCTC CTGGCGTACCTTGTAGGTCTCCCCCCCAACGAAGTCCCCGCGGTCGAGATCGCCCGGGGCGACCTCGTCGAAATCACGCCCGCCTCTTACGGCGTCATCTCCCGCGCATGGCACTTTTGGTCCGGCGAAGGCCGCGGCGACGCGTACGGCGAAAACTTGTATGAGAATTTTGCGGAAGCGACGTCTGGCAAAGGCTCGGTCCTGCCCGATTCGGGGGTGAACTTTGCGGCGGATGCGTTGAAtatggagaaagaggcggaagaggaggaagggagggagaaggagaaggagaaggggagagggggaggggggagGGAAGCGATGATCGAGGCGGCCATGGCAGTGGGTAAGATTTCAGAACAGGCAGCGGCGAATAGTgcggcagcggcagcggcagcgGCAGATGGAGCAGGGGGGGGAGTTGGTCAAGGTGCAAGAGGGCCAGGAAAGGcgttgaggagatggggtTCGGAAAAGGGTAAAGGGAGGGGTTTGCCTGGGTTGAGCGAGTTGAATGAAACggatgaagcagaggaaggtggagaacAAAATGATGAAGCGGCAGTttctgaagatgagggCAGAGATAGTGGAAAGACGAGGAGTAGAGCGA TGAGTCTCTTGGAAATCTAG
- a CDS encoding cytosine deaminase: protein MSPVEGSPAKPEDYPHFMSIAHDQALKSRSEGGIPIGAALVHLPTSRIISRGHNNRVQLSSNVRHGEMDCLENLGRVPEGLLRECAMFTTLSPCIMCSATCILYKIPTVVLAENENFLGGEQLLRDNGVNVINLDSDDIKKMMKDWINSPGGKVWNEDIGEVTQS, encoded by the exons ATGTCTCCAGTAGAAGGATCTCCAGCCAAGCCAGAGGACTACCCTCACTTCATGAGCAT CGCCCATGATCAAGCCTTGAAGAGCCGTTCGGAAGGTGGTATCCCTATCGG CGCCGCATTGGTCCACCTTCCTACCTCCCGTATCATCTCTCGTGGACATAACAACCGTGTCCAGCTCTCGTCCAACGTTCGACATGGCGAGATGGACTGCCTTGAAAACTTGGGACGCGTGCCAGAGGGTTTGCTAAGAGAATGTGCCATGTTCACCACCTTGTCGCCTTGCATCAT GTGCTCCGCGACTTGTATCCTGTACAAAATCCCTACCGTCGTTCTCGCCGAAAACGAAAACTTTTTGGGCGGGGAACAGCTTCTCCGTGATAACGGCGTCAACGTCATCAACCTCGATTCTGACGACAtcaaaaagatgatgaaagacTGGATCAATAGTCCTGGCGGTAAAGTGTGGAACGAGGATATCGGTGAGGTTACACAATCgtaa
- a CDS encoding DNA excision repair protein ERCC-3: protein MSEISSPASSLDFFESDGSADSDYDEAPRRTRKQPPKKPGARRGTSTPTASGSEFGTKIKINLSSLQRRAVEGGTAIEQEEEGDEDEEGYFDGLIGKRGVDLSGQTLKGDHALRPLWVDDRGNIIVEAFAPFAKQAQDFLVAISEPVSRPSLIHEYRITKPSLHSAMSIGLETKVIIEVLSRLSKTPLSPRLVARIEEWTASFGKVRLVLKDNRYFLETNVPEFLQKLMNDEVIKECMVHREEEAGPTVFGAEEGARPRRDFAIPGTEEARRRERGEEAEQTRENDAVLGAVIGIGEADEMDDEDDKVHSFEVSGERMEDVRRRCKDIDLPALEEYDFRNDTINPNLDIQLKPMTVIRPYQEMSLAKMFGNGRARSGIIVLPCGAGKTLVGITAACTIKKSALVLCTSAVSVAQWKQQFLHFSNISERQICAFTQGEKEMFSTSAGIVISTYSMIAKTGKRAHDAEKMMQFLRSREWGFLLLDEVHVTPADMFRKCINNFKVHAKLGLTATLVREDDRIGDLGYLIGPKLYEANWMDLAKNGHIATVQCAEVWCPMTPEFYREYLRNPSRKRILLHAMNPNKIQACQFLINYHESRGDKVIVFSDNVFALEAYAKKLGKSFIHGGTPEGERLRILSRFQHDPQLNTIFLSKVGDTSIDLPEATCLIQISSHFGSRRQEAQRLGRILRAKRRNDEGFNAFFYSLVSKDTQEMFYSSKRQGFLIDQGYAFKVITELHGLHSMPNLVFPSKDEQLSLLESVLNQGDAAAETADHYMRLNGGKHLKRIAGAQPSTSGTTVQRFMAPLEHLSGGQNISYREQNKSVNKELSREVRQNKRAGGSTGGKESHAIFKKRKTELAAAKKQRETEF, encoded by the exons ATGAGCGAAATATCGTCTCCAGCTTCGTCTCTCGACTTTTTCGAGTCGGACGGTTCAGCAGACTCCGACTACGATGAAGCGCCACGCCGCACCCGAAAGCAGCCTCCCAAGAAACCTGGAGCCCGTCGTGGCACGTCAACTCCCACAGCTTCAGGCTCAGAATTTGGCACAAAAATCAAGATAAATTTATCCTCTCTCCAACGGCGTGCGGTAGAGGGCGGTACCGCTATtgaacaggaggaagaaggggacgaggacgaagaagggtatTTTGATGGGTTAATTGGTAAACGGGGAGTAGATCTTTCAGGTCAAACGCTGAAAGGCGATCATGCTTTGAGACCGCTATGGGTAGATGACCGCGGTAATAT TATTGTCGAGGCCTTTGCTCCCTTTGCAAAGCAAGCGCAAGATTTCCTGGTTGCCATTTCCGAGCCTGTATCTCG ACCATCCCTTATACATGAATACCGCATAACCAAGCCTTCTTTACACTCCGCCATGTCCATTGGTCTCGAGACCAAGGTCATCATTGAGGTCCTCTCTCGTCTCAGCAAGACACCCCTTTCACCACGACTTGTCGCTCGAATAGAAGAGTGGACAGCATCATTTGGTAAAGTGCGGCTTGTACTGAAAGACAACCGATACTTTCTCGAAACAAATGTCCCCGAATTCTTGCAAAAACTGATGAACGACGAAGTCATCAAGGAATGCATGGTGCATcgtgaagaggaagcgggTCCTACTGTATTtggagcagaggaaggtgcTCGTCCACGACGAGACTTTGCCATTCCTggaacagaagaagctcgaagACGAGAGAGGGGTGAAGAAGCCGAACAAACTCGTGAGAATGACGCTGTCTTGGGCGCCGTGATTGGGATTGGCGAGGcagatgagatggatgacgaagatgataaAGTTCATTCATTTGAGGTGTCTGgtgagaggatggaggacGTTCGAAGACGGTGTAAGGATATCGATCTTCCTGCTTTGGAAGAGTACGATTTCAGAAACGACACGATCAATCCCAATCTCGATATACAGTTGAAGCCCATGACTGTGATCAGGCCGTATCAGGAAATGAGTCTAGCCAAAATGTTTGGTAACGGTAGAGCGAGATCGGGTATCATTGTCTTACCTTGTGGCGCGGGGAAAACGCTCGTGGGTATCACTGCGGCTTGTACGATCAAAAAAAGCGCGCTTGTGCTCTGTACTTCTGC TGTATCGGTAGCCCAATGGAAACAACAATTCCTTCACTTCTCCAACATCTCGGAACGACAAATCTGTGCCTTTACCCAgggtgaaaaagaaatgttCAGTACGTCGGCGGGTATCGTCATCTCGACGTACTCCATGATCGCCAAAACTGGCAAGCGAGCGCACGATgcggaaaagatgatgcaGTTCCTTCGGTCCAGGGAATGGGGATTCTTATTATTGGATGAGGTGCATGTGACTCCAGCAGACATGTTTAGAAAATGTATCAACAATTTCAAAGTGCACGCCAAGTTGGGTCTCACTG CAACGCTGGTAAGGGAGGATGATAGGATTGGAGATCTGGGATACTTGATTGGTCCAAAGTTGTACGAAGCCAATTGGATGGACCTCGCGAAAAATGGTCATATTGCCACTGTCCAG TGTGCCGAAGTTTGGTGTCCTATGACTCCAGAATTCTATCGAGAATATTTACGGAATCCTTCTCGCAAACGCATCCTTTTACACGCCATGAACCCGAACAAAATTCAAGCATGTCAATTCTTGATCAATTATCATGAGAGCAGGGGTGACAAGGTGATTGTATTTTCCGACAATGTGTTTGCACTTGAG GCGTACGCCAAAAAGTTGGGCAAGTCTTTTATTCACGGCGGGACGCCAGAAGGTGAACGATTGCGAATCCTTTCGCGATTCCAGCATGATCCCCAACtcaacaccatcttcctctccaaggTCGGTGATACATCTATCGACTTGCCTGAAGCTACTTGCTTGATTCAAATATCGTCCCACTTTGGTTCTCGGCGACAAGAAGCTCAGCGATTGGGTAGGATTCTGAGGGCAAAACGAAGAAATGACGAGGGTTTCAACGCATTCTTTTATTCGCTCGTTTCCAAGGATACGCAGGAGATGTTCTATTCATCCAAGCGGCAAGGATTCTTGATTGACCAAGGCTACGCGTTCAAAGTCATCACTGAACTCCACGGTCTTCATAGCATGCCTAACCTCGTTTTCCCGTCCAAGGACGAGCAGCTGTCGTTGCTCGAGTCTGTGTTGAACCAGGGTGATGCCGCAGCAGAGACGGCGGATCATTATATGAGGTTGAATGGGGGTAAGCATCTGAAGCGGATTGCGGGTGCTCAGCCAAGTACGAGTGGGACGACGGTGCAGAGGTTCATGGCACCATTGGAGCATTTGAGTGGAGGGCAGAATATCAGTTATAGGGAACAGAACAAGAGTGTCAA CAAAGAGCTCTCGAGGGAAGTGCGGCAGAATAAGAGGGCTGGTGGATCGACTGGTGGGAAAGAGAGCCATGCGATtttcaagaagagaaagacagAGTTGGCGGCGGCCAAGAAGCAGCGTGAAACAGAATTCTAA
- a CDS encoding WD repeat and SOF domain-containing protein 1: MERMFAKPFVDALGGHQDGVYCLGKDSRRAGVIAGGGGDGEVIVHSLGLRRPLLKIPGAHRGMVGGICWTSEAHDRRRGLITCGKLDGTIKLWRSEAFAPGLRDKDAFEGNEFGLGQAEGSGFLDQAGAIGESGYDEEEGGGLSLDSAKRDALGQTLEPTMTFTSKNGLNGIDHHRTDAVFATASNTVQIWDEQRTAPLSTLQFGNSMETVSGVKFNQSETSVLASVGNDRTMCLYDIRTGKAERRIVTQFTSNCLSWCPTLPTLLLLGSEDHNLYTFDIRNLETPNQIYKGHVGGVMGCDWSPTGEGFVSGSYDRTVRLWNREEGKSRDVYHTKRMQRVFDVSYTPTADFVLSASDDGNVRIWKSDASKKLGPVSTKERQAIEYRQKLVERYGREKGVREVKERRHVPQSIHNATKLKREMIEARNIKEDRRRKHSRAGREKPKAERKKTVVVEQR; encoded by the exons ATGGAGCGCATGTTTGCTAAACCTTTTGTTGACGCTCTTGGTGGTCATCAGGATGGTGTCTACTGTCTCGGTAAAGACTCGAGGCGGGCCGGCGTCATTGCTGGAGGGGGCGGCGATGGCGAAGTCATTGTACATTCGTTGGGCTTGCGAAGGCCGTTGCTCAAAATCCCAGGGGCTCATAGAGGCATGGTCGGCGGTATATGCTGGACGTCTGAGGCCCATGATCGTCGGAGAGGATTAATCACCTGCGGCAAACTGGATGGCACTATCAAACTTTGGCGAAGCGAGGCGTTTGCCCCTGGTTTAAGAGATAAGGATGCTTTCGAGGGTAACGAGTTTGGTCTTGGACAAGCTGAAGGGAGTGGGTTTTTGGATCAGGCTGGAGCGATCGGAGAAAGTGGGtatgatgaagaggaaggcggcGGCTTGTCGCTTGATTCTGCGAAGAGGGATGCTTTGGGGCAAACCCTTGAACCTACCATGACTTTTACATCCAAGAACGGTTTAAATGGCATTGATCATCACCGTACAGATGCGGTATTCGCCACTGCTTCAAACACCGTGCAGATCTGGGACGAGCAAAGGACGGCGCCATTGAGCACACTTCAGTTTGGAAACTCGATGGAGACAGTGTCTGGCGTCAAGTTCAACCAAAGCGAGACTAGCGTGCTAGCGAGTGTGGGTAATGACCGAACAATGTGTTTGTACGATATCCGAACGGGCAAAGCCGAGAGACGTATTGTTACACAG TTTACCTCCAACTGCCTTTCGTGGTGTCCCACCCTccccacccttcttcttctcggctCAGAGGATCACAATCTCTACACATTTGACATTCGTAACCTTGAAACCCCTAATCAAATTTACAAGGGCCACGTCGGTGGTGTCATGGGATGCGACTGGAGCCCGACGGGCGAAGGATTTGTCTCTGGGTCCTATGACAGAACTGTGCGGTTGTGGAACAGAGAGGAAGGCAAGTCAAGGGATGTCTACCACACCAAGCGGATGCAGAG AGTCTTCGACGTCAGTTACACCCCTACTGCCGACTTTGTCCTTTCTGCATCGGATGATGGTAACGTGCGCATATGGAAATCGGATGCGTCCAAGAAACTCGGCCCAGTTTCGACTAAGGAGCGTCAAGCTATTGAGTACCGACAAAAACTTGTGGAGAGATACGGCCGCGAGAAGGGCGTCAGGGAAGTCAAGGAGAGGAGACATGTGCCGCAGAGCATCCATAATGCCACGAAGCTGAAGAGGGAAATGATAGAGGCGCGGAATATCAAGGAGGACAGGAGACGGAAGCACTCGCGTGCTGGGCGGGAGAAGCCAAAggcggagaggaaga AAACGGTGGTTGTGGAGCAGCGGTAA
- a CDS encoding WD repeat and SOF domain-containing protein 1, whose amino-acid sequence MSLFGQIKRHNPTKPRRSPLPTSAWDEDRRFGLSGPSAYSRWFTTLYIPLPFGRPSDSHSLSSGSSLGSPRTYHAKPKARHLKIYLPIPPRLYARIPRLNSPIRVLFLLVICAVVGFFLLGFRKTSQGERTWSPPFVDPDTMVITPEEAAMVWEWEILSGHYPSTEYPPDHLPLSPSLKNPVVPATLLPSPSTPTPLVAYQNRADKFPSAHLAGNGPERHYLSVWDMRESQPGFPARPMPGSIMDLDLVLEKCDFGTNKYVRDCLEFLRIGGGLDNGKRVRRGNYLTQYKQLYYEESTPSQSYSMTPRNLKQSTGRSKAPLMLSDPYDIPASFDSRDACDPLHPRIFHIFWAGPFTDKPYMAVMSFLFTQNLGLDKPVDAVSDTANVVRGTCRPQLWLWINPGPAASIPNPSAKREMYEQLATNPWSAPFLHERFRDVVKFKMWNTTEQLDGVHELKDHWRKMPIFNSGGNTYGDPLLAKTEDEATEEVEDGSSKTVSIKKKGSLFEKVGSSSESDYDRLSVILSDMARFIVTYRFGGIYLDADTIFLRDWEELWNYRGQFAYRWSWHEKYNTAVLKLHKGSALSSFLFKTALHNGLDFHPMTVSKYLKDAGLEKLLFRVPDALFDPAWLNMERYQRDRPPFPYFPEFSDFFSNDKFDAAGPQPLGFDGFFRGAFSYHFHNFWWLPFDPSRNFPDLGHRFIKGERALRDAARSSSSDQAAHTVGNDVEPRNVPGTSQEGAEGDSDVTNREDMDDEPDLSWSTVLKRSFEGFLRGERPNAYGEWLEWGD is encoded by the exons ATGTCGCTCTTCGGGCAGATCAAGCGACACAATCCCACAAAGCCCCGCCGCTCACCTCTCCCCACCTCAGCATGGGACGAAGACCGGCGCTTCGGCCTCTCTGGGCCCTCAGCGTACTCTAGATGGTTCACCACTCTATACAtcccccttccctttgGCCGTCCATCTGATTCCCACTCCCTCTCATCAGGATCATCCTTAGGATCGCCAAGGACCTACCATGCAAAGCCCAAAGCTCGCCATCTCAAAATCTAcctccccattccaccCCGTCTCTACGCCCGTATTCCGCGCCTCAATTCTCCCATCCGagtcctttttcttctcgtcaTCTGTGCAGTCGTgggcttcttccttcttggaTTCAGAAAAACAAGTCAGGGTGAAAGGACGTGGTCTCCTCCGTTCGTGGACCCAGATACAATGGTGATTACGCCGGAGGAGGCGGCAATGGTATGGGAGTGGGAAATCTTGAGTGGGCACTATCCGAGTACTGAATATC CTCCCGaccatctccctctttctccctcccTCAAAAACCCTGTCGTACCTGCtacccttctcccctccccatccactcccactcctctAGTCGCATACCAAAACCGTGCGGATAAGTTCCCTTCCGCCCATTTGGCTGGAAATGGCCCCGAGCGACACTATCTCTCTGTATGGGATATGCGAGAAAGTCAGCCTGGGTTCCCGGCAAGACCTATGCCAGGATCCATTATGGATTTGGATCTAGTGCTGGAAAAATGCGATTTTGGCACCAATAAG TATGTGCGAGACTGTTTAGAATTCCTGAGGATTGGAGGAGGCCTTGACAACGGTAAAAGAGTTCGAAGAGGTAACTATTTAACTCAATATAAACAGCTCTATTATGAGGAATCTACTCCTTCCCAATCATACTCCATGACTCCTCGCAACCTTAAGCAATCAACCGGCCGATCCAAAGCCCCTCTTATGCTTTCCGATCCCTACGATATCCCGGCTAGTTTTGACTCGCGTGACGCCTGTGATCCCTTGCACCCCAGGATATTCCACATATTCTGGGCAGGACCGTTCACGGATAAGCCATACATGGCTGTCatgtccttcctctttactCAGAACCTTGGGCTTGACAAGCCAGTGGACGCAGTGTCTGACACTGCAAACGTCGTCCGCGGGACATGTCGACCTCAACTCTGGTTGTGGATCAACCCCGGTCCTGCTGCTTCCATACCCAATCCTTCAGCTAAAAGAGAAATGTACGAACAACTGGCTACCAACCCATGGTCTGCGCCTTTCTTGCATGAGAGATTTAGGGACGTTGTCAAATTCAAGATGTGGAACACCACTGAACAGCTCGATGGTGTGCATGAGCTTAAGGATCACTGGCGAAAAATGCCCATTTTCAACTCGGGCGGAAATACGTATGGTGATCCGTTGCTTGCGAAAACCGAGGACGAAGCCACcgaagaagtcgaagatGGGTCAAGCAAGACTGTCTctatcaagaagaagggaagtcTTTTCGAAAAAGTTGGCTCCTCCTCTGAATCAGACTATGACCGTTTGTCCGTCATTCTCTCTGATATGGCACGATTCATCGTCACTTATCGATTTGGCGGTATCTATCTCGACGCTGATACCATCTTTCTTCGCGATTGGGAAGAACTGTGGAACTACCGCGGCCAGTTCGCTTACCGCTGGTCATGGCACGAAAAATACAACACTGCAGTACTCAAGCTCCACAAGGGCTCCGCTCTCAGTTCATTCTTGTTCAAGACGGCTTTGCACAACGGATTAGACTTCCACCCCATGACGGTGTCGAAGTATCTGAAAGACGCTGGACTGGAAAAACTTTTATTCAGGGTGCCTGACGCGTTGTTTGACCCGGCTTGGTTGAACATGGAAAGGTATCAAAGAGACAGGCCGCCGTTCCCGTACTTCCCAGA ATTTTCcgacttcttttccaatGATAAATTTGACGCCGCTGGTCCTCAGCCATTAGGGTTCGATGGGTTCTTCAGGGGCGCATTCTCTTATCACTTCCATAATTTCTG GTGGCTGCCCTTTGACCCTTCACGCAATTTCCCAGATCTCGGTCATCGATTCATAAAGGGCGAAAGAGCTTTGCGCGATGCTGCtcgttcttcatcctccgaTCAAGCTGCCCACACTGTTGGTAACGATGTCGAGCCCCGCAATGTCCCCGGTACTAGTCAAGAGGGCGCCGAAGGTGACAGCGATGTCACGAATAGGGAGgacatggatgatgagcctGATTTAAGCTGGTCAACTGTGCTCAAGAGGAGCTTTGAAGGATTcttgagaggagagaggcCAAATGCTTATGGAGAATGGCTCGAGTGGGGTGACTAG